From one Nonomuraea polychroma genomic stretch:
- a CDS encoding glycoside hydrolase family 2 TIM barrel-domain containing protein, with translation MSSSEAPRNVSSFEPGAGRLKPRASSASSARSLSLDGDWMFHLAPSLREMSDGFESLDFDDSAWSVLRVPSSWQMEGLRDHEGNLLDHGQARFGRPAYTNQIYPFPIDPPHPPDANPTGEYRRTFEVDRLEVASWVLRFEGVDSHFTVWLNGVELGWSTGSRLPTEFDVTRTLREGQNVLAVRVHQWSAASYLEDQDMWWISGIFRSVSLVERPAGAIGDHFVHADFDHQTGDGILCVESDVAAVVDIPELGLAGLPAGETVHIAGVAPWSAETPRLYAGVLRSEGESIELRIGFRTVRVVDGTITVNGSPIRFRGVNRHEWHPETGRTLALETMRADVLLMKQHNINAVRTSHYPPDSRFLDLCDEYGLWVIDECDLETHGFGQVGWDRNPSADPRWRYACLDRVQRMVERDKNHPSVIMWSMGNECGVGDNLRAMAEWARRRDSTRLIHYEGDYDSSYVDLYSRMYVDLDELELIGMGADERTVDAQADAHRRALPMILCEYAHAMGNGPGGLAEYEELFDRYPRLHGGFVWEWIDQGILQRAAEGPNAGQLFYAYGGDFGEVVHDGNFIADGLVFPDRTPSPGLVEYKAAIAPVVLSIDDGDGITLTVRSRFDHIDTSSLAFAWLLEEDGAELGGGTVEIPPVPPRGTTRVRFGDTIAELAADASGEVVLTVHALQAKERDGVPAGHEIAFSQRILAGARQQEHSRIEGLPVTVSQDGYRLGNAEFGSDGRLVMLGELPVVGPRLDLWRAPTDNDLAGPGQAQAWRELGLDRLEHRTVQVLPQEDELVVETVSMAAGREAGTRTRMIWSARPDGQLELRVHLSPVGRFDTGLATLIHDSSRVRRGTVPRLGVRLGLPGGEATLEWYGLGPGENYSDSRLAARLTRHRATVAELQTPYVRPQENGNRGAVRFAEISWQTGERLRVTAPSGVNVTLRPWTSEALDAAQHTTDLVPDGRLWLNLDLAHYGLGSASCGPDAWPAHRLYPHTCSLLVRFAPVR, from the coding sequence TTGTCCTCCAGTGAAGCACCCCGTAACGTCTCATCGTTCGAGCCGGGCGCAGGCCGGCTGAAACCTCGTGCCAGCTCGGCCAGCAGCGCCCGCTCGCTTTCCCTCGATGGTGATTGGATGTTTCACCTGGCTCCCAGCCTTCGGGAAATGAGCGACGGCTTCGAGAGCCTTGACTTCGACGATTCCGCCTGGTCGGTGCTGCGGGTGCCAAGTTCTTGGCAGATGGAGGGCCTCCGCGACCACGAGGGCAACCTTCTTGATCACGGGCAGGCACGGTTCGGAAGGCCCGCGTACACCAATCAGATCTACCCGTTCCCGATCGACCCGCCTCACCCGCCGGACGCCAACCCCACGGGCGAGTACCGCCGGACCTTCGAGGTGGACAGGCTCGAAGTCGCGAGCTGGGTGTTGCGGTTCGAAGGTGTGGACTCGCATTTCACGGTGTGGCTCAACGGGGTGGAGCTCGGCTGGAGCACCGGCAGCAGGCTGCCGACCGAGTTCGACGTGACTCGCACTCTCCGGGAGGGTCAGAACGTCCTGGCCGTCCGGGTGCACCAGTGGTCGGCGGCGAGTTACCTGGAAGACCAGGACATGTGGTGGATCTCAGGGATCTTCCGCTCGGTCTCCCTGGTCGAACGACCGGCCGGAGCCATTGGCGACCACTTCGTGCACGCCGACTTCGATCACCAGACGGGAGACGGCATCCTCTGTGTCGAGTCCGACGTCGCGGCGGTCGTGGACATCCCGGAGCTGGGCCTCGCCGGCCTGCCGGCGGGCGAGACCGTCCACATCGCGGGGGTCGCCCCATGGAGCGCGGAGACCCCGAGGCTGTATGCCGGAGTGCTGAGGAGCGAAGGCGAATCCATCGAACTCCGCATCGGGTTCCGCACCGTTCGCGTCGTGGACGGCACCATCACCGTCAACGGGTCGCCGATCCGGTTCCGCGGTGTCAACCGGCACGAGTGGCATCCGGAGACGGGCCGCACCCTGGCCCTGGAGACGATGCGGGCCGATGTGCTGCTGATGAAGCAGCACAACATCAACGCGGTGCGGACCAGCCACTACCCGCCGGACAGCCGTTTTCTCGACCTGTGTGACGAATACGGCCTGTGGGTGATCGACGAATGCGATCTCGAGACCCATGGATTCGGTCAGGTCGGCTGGGATCGCAACCCGTCCGCGGACCCACGGTGGCGATATGCCTGCCTGGACCGGGTGCAGCGCATGGTCGAGCGCGACAAGAACCACCCTTCCGTGATCATGTGGTCGATGGGCAACGAGTGCGGGGTCGGCGACAACCTCCGTGCGATGGCCGAATGGGCGCGCCGGCGTGACAGCACCCGGCTCATTCACTACGAGGGCGACTATGACAGCTCCTACGTCGACCTCTACAGCCGGATGTATGTGGACCTGGACGAGCTCGAATTGATCGGCATGGGTGCCGACGAGCGCACAGTGGACGCCCAGGCCGACGCTCATCGCCGTGCTCTGCCCATGATCCTCTGCGAGTACGCCCACGCCATGGGCAACGGCCCAGGCGGCCTGGCGGAGTACGAGGAGCTGTTCGACCGCTACCCACGGCTGCACGGCGGATTCGTCTGGGAGTGGATCGACCAGGGCATCCTGCAGCGCGCGGCAGAAGGTCCCAACGCCGGGCAGCTGTTCTACGCCTACGGAGGCGACTTCGGGGAGGTCGTCCACGACGGCAACTTCATCGCCGACGGCCTCGTCTTCCCTGATCGGACCCCGTCTCCCGGGTTGGTGGAGTACAAGGCGGCGATCGCGCCCGTGGTGCTGTCCATCGACGACGGCGACGGGATCACGCTGACGGTTCGGAGCAGATTCGATCACATCGACACCTCCAGCCTGGCCTTCGCCTGGCTGCTCGAAGAGGACGGCGCTGAGCTGGGCGGCGGCACCGTCGAGATCCCTCCGGTCCCTCCACGCGGCACGACCCGGGTCCGGTTCGGCGACACCATTGCCGAGCTGGCCGCCGACGCTTCGGGCGAGGTCGTCCTCACCGTGCACGCGTTGCAGGCCAAGGAGCGTGATGGGGTGCCCGCCGGCCACGAGATCGCCTTTTCGCAACGGATCCTGGCCGGTGCCCGGCAGCAGGAGCACAGCCGGATCGAGGGCCTTCCGGTCACGGTGTCCCAGGACGGGTACCGCCTCGGGAACGCCGAATTCGGCTCCGATGGGCGGCTGGTCATGTTGGGCGAGCTGCCTGTGGTCGGTCCTCGTCTGGATCTCTGGCGTGCGCCCACGGACAATGACCTGGCAGGGCCGGGGCAGGCGCAAGCCTGGCGCGAGCTCGGCCTGGATCGCCTGGAACACCGGACCGTACAGGTGCTGCCGCAGGAAGACGAACTCGTCGTCGAGACGGTCAGCATGGCTGCCGGGCGGGAAGCCGGGACGCGGACGCGGATGATCTGGTCCGCGCGCCCGGACGGCCAGCTCGAGCTGCGCGTTCACCTGAGCCCGGTCGGCCGGTTCGACACCGGTCTCGCTACCCTCATCCACGACTCCAGCCGCGTGAGGCGAGGCACCGTACCGCGTCTGGGCGTACGTCTCGGGCTCCCGGGCGGTGAGGCAACTCTGGAGTGGTACGGCCTCGGCCCGGGCGAGAACTACAGCGACAGTCGCCTGGCGGCCCGTCTCACCCGCCACCGGGCCACGGTGGCCGAGCTGCAGACCCCCTACGTCCGTCCACAGGAGAACGGCAACCGCGGCGCAGTGCGATTCGCGGAGATCTCCTGGCAGACGGGCGAGCGACTGCGCGTCACCGCGCCCTCCGGCGTCAACGTGACGTTGCGCCCCTGGACCAGCGAAGCGCTGGACGCGGCGCAGCACACCACCGACCTGGTGCCGGACGGAAGACTCTGGCTCAACCTCGACCTCGCCCACTACGGGCTCGGCTCGGCGTCTTGTGGTCCCGACGCGTGGCCGGCCCACCGCTTGTACCCGCACACCTGCTCACTCCTGGTCCGCTTCGCCCCGGTGCGGTGA
- a CDS encoding glycoside hydrolase family 2 TIM barrel-domain containing protein — protein MPRISARISRWYTLEQRLVQGERCLDQAVTAFGVRTVEFTADRGFFLNGEHLPIHGANVHQDRAGWCDAATHSGIGRDVALIRESGMNFIRGAHYPHHDQFAAECDRQGVLFWSELCFWGIGGQNAEGFWNASAYPPHEADRAEFEDSCLRAMTEMIRVNRNHPSIVAWSTGNEVFFSDDEVIPQAKDLTRRLVELVHDLDPTRPAAVGGAQRRGFDELGDVAGYNGDGASLYHKPPWPNLVSEYGSVIEDRPGTHGPRYGHGVDTPHAWRSGIALWCGIHHGSIVPDMGRMGFIDYFRLPLRSWYWYRRELRGVEPPPWPLPGTATALRLSADRMTIATDGTDDTQVMVELVDASGNVVADERPVRIEVVEGGGIFPTGTSITLSPDNRGLLDGVGAIEFRSYFAGPNTLRASADGLPPAELTIEAVGGERWRGQPRRLSPGPPSMSFLPSSDAPRLLSAKRPVFSSGSVADRPAHLVTDYSTGEGWVSATNEPGAWIRVDLEGLWQVDTVTVLLGEPDAVPYRLEVSDGQAAEEVATGTTDRRLSFDLRGRALHAVKLVFPEAPAEIKEVRVHGR, from the coding sequence GTGCCGAGGATCTCGGCACGCATCTCGCGCTGGTACACGCTGGAGCAGCGCCTGGTCCAGGGCGAGCGCTGCCTGGACCAGGCCGTCACCGCCTTCGGGGTGCGCACCGTCGAGTTCACCGCCGACAGGGGCTTCTTCCTCAACGGTGAGCACCTGCCGATCCACGGCGCCAACGTGCACCAGGATCGCGCCGGGTGGTGCGACGCGGCGACCCACAGCGGCATCGGCCGCGACGTCGCCCTGATCCGCGAGAGCGGCATGAACTTCATCCGCGGCGCGCACTACCCCCACCACGACCAGTTCGCCGCCGAGTGCGACCGCCAGGGCGTACTGTTCTGGTCAGAGCTGTGCTTCTGGGGCATCGGCGGGCAGAACGCCGAAGGGTTCTGGAACGCCAGCGCCTACCCGCCGCACGAGGCCGACCGCGCGGAATTCGAAGACAGTTGCCTTCGCGCGATGACGGAGATGATCCGCGTCAACCGCAACCACCCCAGCATCGTCGCGTGGAGCACCGGCAACGAGGTGTTCTTCAGCGACGACGAGGTGATCCCGCAAGCCAAGGACCTGACCCGGCGCCTGGTCGAGCTCGTCCACGACCTCGACCCCACCCGGCCGGCCGCGGTGGGCGGTGCGCAGCGCCGCGGCTTCGACGAGCTCGGCGATGTGGCCGGCTACAACGGCGACGGGGCGTCGCTCTATCACAAGCCGCCGTGGCCCAACCTGGTCTCCGAGTACGGCAGCGTCATCGAGGACCGCCCCGGCACCCACGGCCCGCGGTACGGCCATGGTGTCGACACCCCGCACGCCTGGCGGTCGGGCATCGCCCTCTGGTGCGGCATCCACCACGGCAGCATCGTGCCCGACATGGGGCGCATGGGCTTCATCGACTACTTCCGCCTCCCACTGCGGTCCTGGTACTGGTACCGCCGCGAGCTTCGAGGCGTCGAGCCGCCCCCGTGGCCGCTCCCGGGCACCGCGACCGCACTGCGGTTGAGCGCGGACCGCATGACGATCGCCACCGACGGCACCGACGACACCCAGGTCATGGTGGAACTCGTCGACGCGTCGGGCAACGTCGTCGCCGACGAGCGCCCGGTCCGCATCGAGGTCGTCGAGGGCGGCGGCATCTTCCCCACCGGAACCTCGATCACGCTGTCCCCCGACAACCGCGGCCTGCTCGACGGGGTCGGCGCGATCGAGTTCCGCTCCTACTTCGCCGGCCCGAACACGCTGCGGGCCAGCGCGGACGGTCTGCCCCCGGCGGAGCTGACCATCGAGGCCGTCGGCGGGGAACGATGGCGTGGCCAGCCTCGCCGCCTGTCCCCAGGCCCGCCCTCGATGTCGTTCCTTCCCTCCTCCGACGCCCCGCGCCTGCTGTCGGCCAAGCGGCCCGTCTTCAGCAGCGGCTCGGTGGCCGACCGTCCGGCGCACCTGGTCACCGACTACTCCACCGGGGAGGGCTGGGTCAGCGCCACGAACGAGCCGGGTGCCTGGATCCGCGTCGACCTCGAGGGCCTGTGGCAAGTAGACACCGTCACGGTTCTCCTGGGCGAGCCGGACGCCGTGCCGTACCGACTGGAGGTCTCCGATGGCCAGGCCGCCGAGGAGGTGGCCACCGGCACCACCGACCGCCGGTTGTCGTTCGACCTGCGAGGCCGCGCCCTGCACGCAGTGAAGCTCGTGTTCCCTGAGGCTCCGGCCGAGATCAAGGAGGTGCGAGTCCATGGTCGCTGA
- a CDS encoding LacI family DNA-binding transcriptional regulator, with protein sequence MTINDVAQAAGVSRQTVTRAINDMGEINEQTKQRVLEACQRLGYRPSRFARNLVVRKKTRAMGYLVASFRNPYFTEIAGDLLNAAAERGWHVVMASTETEDEASALDMLSGQVDVFMGHFMQDDDDLIKACRGIPLVMLERAGSLPGMHSVEVDIREGVREAIEALRGKGARRIGMIDSAYSLRTSPTYVSSPRRGYFEEFAGTGSAEMVVVGEESMAGGGQAFAKLVGAHPDTDAVLVFNDLMAIGAVQASHALGIDVPGKVRICGIDGLTLGEAVHPTLTTISIDRHALVSNALDLADALATADFGELPPMRRTVRPHILWRESA encoded by the coding sequence GTGACGATCAACGATGTGGCCCAGGCCGCCGGGGTCTCCCGGCAGACCGTGACCCGGGCCATCAACGACATGGGAGAGATCAACGAACAGACCAAGCAGCGCGTGCTGGAAGCCTGCCAACGACTCGGATACCGGCCGAGCCGCTTCGCCCGCAACCTGGTCGTGCGGAAAAAGACCCGCGCGATGGGCTATTTAGTGGCCTCCTTCCGTAATCCGTACTTCACCGAGATCGCCGGCGACCTGCTCAACGCCGCGGCCGAGCGCGGCTGGCACGTGGTGATGGCCTCCACGGAAACGGAGGATGAAGCGAGCGCGCTCGACATGCTGTCAGGCCAGGTGGACGTGTTCATGGGGCACTTCATGCAGGACGACGACGACCTCATCAAGGCCTGCCGCGGCATCCCGCTCGTGATGCTGGAGCGGGCCGGCAGCCTGCCCGGCATGCACTCCGTCGAAGTCGACATCCGCGAAGGCGTGCGTGAAGCGATCGAGGCTCTTCGCGGCAAGGGCGCGCGGCGCATCGGCATGATCGATTCCGCCTACTCGCTGCGTACCTCCCCCACCTACGTGTCCTCGCCGCGGCGTGGGTACTTCGAGGAGTTCGCCGGGACCGGGTCGGCGGAGATGGTCGTCGTCGGCGAGGAATCGATGGCCGGCGGCGGTCAGGCGTTCGCCAAACTCGTCGGCGCCCATCCGGACACGGACGCGGTACTCGTCTTCAACGACCTCATGGCGATCGGCGCGGTGCAGGCCTCGCACGCACTCGGCATCGACGTGCCCGGAAAGGTGAGGATCTGCGGCATCGACGGTCTCACCCTGGGCGAGGCCGTGCATCCGACGTTGACGACGATATCCATCGATCGCCACGCGCTGGTGAGCAACGCCCTAGACCTCGCCGACGCGCTGGCCACAGCCGACTTCGGCGAGCTGCCACCCATGCGGCGTACGGTGCGCCCGCATATTCTTTGGCGCGAATCCGCTTGA
- a CDS encoding DUF2637 domain-containing protein, which produces MSVVLVAGIAAAVSYRHMYELALRHGESSLGATLIRLAVDGMMGHQATTP; this is translated from the coding sequence TTGTCGGTGGTGCTGGTGGCCGGCATCGCAGCTGCCGTGTCCTATCGGCACATGTACGAGCTGGCACTGCGACACGGTGAGAGCTCGCTGGGGGCGACGCTGATCCGGCTCGCGGTGGACGGCATGATGGGGCACCAGGCCACTACGCCGTGA